The Pontibacter pudoricolor genome contains a region encoding:
- a CDS encoding cytochrome C oxidase subunit IV family protein: MATHHEQDFNTTTEVPKPQTKAIWRTFIILVALTAVEFIFAFTMEASTVRNSIFIILTIFKAFYIVGEFMHLKHESKVLIWSILLPMALVTWLMVALIAEGSYYFESITNYFK, from the coding sequence ATGGCAACGCATCACGAACAAGATTTTAATACAACTACAGAAGTTCCGAAGCCGCAAACAAAAGCGATCTGGAGAACTTTCATCATACTGGTAGCATTAACGGCGGTAGAATTCATATTTGCCTTTACAATGGAAGCCAGCACAGTTCGTAACTCAATCTTTATTATACTTACCATTTTCAAAGCATTTTACATTGTAGGTGAGTTTATGCACTTAAAGCACGAGTCAAAAGTGCTTATATGGTCTATACTTTTACCAATGGCACTGGTAACCTGGCTTATGGTAGCGTTAATTGCAGAAGGAAGTTACTACTTCGAGTCGATCACGAATTATTTCAAATAA
- a CDS encoding cytochrome c oxidase subunit 3, with product MVTNIENQNTGSVHPLKFSLWLIIISILMMFGAFTSAYIVRREEGNWLEFDLPQMFIINTIVIIASSITMQWAYFAAKKNNLGLVKLMLFLTMALGIVFLYGQLSAWGDLVQNNVYFGGTESNPAGSFLYVLTGVHGFHLITGLIFLAILLIASFKYKVHSKKMLRMQLCTTYWHFLGGLWLYLYFFLLVNH from the coding sequence ATGGTTACGAATATAGAAAATCAAAATACCGGAAGCGTTCACCCGCTTAAATTTTCGCTCTGGTTAATCATTATCAGTATCCTGATGATGTTCGGAGCTTTTACAAGTGCTTATATAGTAAGGCGCGAAGAAGGCAACTGGCTGGAATTTGACCTGCCGCAGATGTTCATCATCAATACTATAGTTATTATAGCAAGTAGTATTACAATGCAATGGGCTTACTTTGCTGCCAAAAAGAATAACCTGGGCTTGGTTAAGCTTATGTTGTTCCTTACAATGGCATTAGGAATTGTCTTTTTATATGGACAGTTAAGTGCCTGGGGAGACCTGGTACAGAATAACGTGTATTTTGGAGGAACAGAAAGCAACCCGGCCGGCTCGTTTCTGTATGTACTAACAGGAGTTCACGGTTTTCACTTAATAACAGGATTAATATTTTTAGCTATCCTGCTGATAGCGAGCTTTAAATATAAAGTACACTCCAAAAAAATGCTCCGTATGCAGTTATGTACTACGTATTGGCACTTTTTAGGCGGACTTTGGCTATATTTGTACTTCTTTTTACTGGTAAATCACTAA
- a CDS encoding DUF3341 domain-containing protein has protein sequence MNKKFVLGIYDDEDVLLEAIENVRAAGTKIYDVFSPYPVHGIDDVLGIKRSRLPIVAFFCGLFGTSFALWMQIWMLGFDWPMIIGGKPHIAIPAFIPVTFELTVLCSAFGMVITFFIVSRLKPSFKVNVFDKRSTDDKFVMAIEVKEGVTDMSALNNLLRSNGAIEVNEKEVIK, from the coding sequence ATGAATAAGAAGTTTGTTTTAGGTATCTACGATGATGAGGATGTGCTTTTAGAAGCCATCGAAAACGTACGGGCTGCCGGTACTAAGATATATGACGTATTCTCGCCATACCCGGTACACGGTATTGATGATGTATTAGGTATTAAGCGTTCAAGACTTCCGATCGTAGCTTTCTTTTGCGGACTGTTCGGAACATCTTTTGCACTTTGGATGCAGATCTGGATGCTGGGCTTTGACTGGCCAATGATTATTGGTGGTAAGCCGCACATTGCAATTCCGGCATTTATCCCGGTAACATTTGAGTTAACGGTTCTGTGTTCTGCTTTCGGTATGGTGATCACATTCTTTATCGTATCACGACTGAAGCCATCTTTCAAAGTGAATGTTTTCGACAAGCGCTCTACAGATGATAAGTTTGTAATGGCGATCGAAGTTAAGGAAGGAGTAACTGACATGTCAGCACTGAATAACCTGCTTCGTTCAAACGGTGCAATCGAAGTAAACGAGAAGGAGGTAATCAAGTAA
- a CDS encoding DUF983 domain-containing protein produces MAAPTKVGAIVNCRCPRCRKGKIFTHPAYNLRKFDSMYDDCPVCGLHYEVEVGLFYGAMYISYGFSVAIVFIVGVLLYNLAGDPPTWVYISTVAGIVIVAAPVLFRYSRVLMLYFFSGINYNPSYNKV; encoded by the coding sequence ATGGCGGCACCAACTAAAGTAGGAGCTATTGTAAACTGTCGTTGTCCGCGTTGCCGTAAAGGTAAAATATTCACGCATCCTGCTTACAACCTCCGCAAATTCGATAGCATGTATGATGACTGCCCCGTGTGTGGGTTGCACTATGAGGTGGAAGTAGGGCTATTTTACGGCGCCATGTACATCAGCTATGGTTTTTCGGTAGCGATCGTTTTTATAGTTGGCGTTCTTCTCTATAACCTCGCCGGAGATCCGCCTACTTGGGTATACATTAGTACAGTTGCCGGCATTGTCATTGTAGCAGCTCCCGTATTATTCCGTTACTCCCGCGTGCTGATGCTGTACTTTTTTTCAGGCATTAACTATAACCCATCCTATAACAAAGTATAA
- a CDS encoding c-type cytochrome, whose protein sequence is MKNFMNIGVKASAVFFSAAMLVACSNEQDPGLEYAPDMYHSVALDPYSQIKENKFNPGGMNMRQPAVGTVARGKQGYNMYLSADNAEAAGNELVNPLERTSANLAEGKILYTRFCSPCHGEQGDGQGLVGQKFKGVPSYTAGRVAELPGGHIYHVITNGRGRMMPHASQVDPNERWKIVMYVQQLQKGETGTTVEATEAAGDTTSAQTQTATPNN, encoded by the coding sequence ATGAAAAATTTCATGAATATAGGCGTAAAAGCCTCTGCTGTTTTCTTCTCTGCTGCAATGCTGGTAGCCTGCAGTAACGAGCAAGACCCAGGTCTGGAATATGCACCGGATATGTATCATTCTGTTGCACTCGATCCATATTCACAGATTAAAGAAAATAAGTTTAACCCGGGCGGCATGAATATGCGTCAGCCAGCAGTCGGAACAGTAGCGCGAGGCAAACAGGGTTATAATATGTATCTTTCAGCTGATAATGCTGAGGCTGCAGGTAATGAATTGGTAAATCCATTGGAAAGAACCAGTGCAAACCTGGCAGAAGGTAAGATCCTTTATACACGCTTCTGCTCACCTTGCCATGGTGAACAAGGTGACGGCCAGGGCTTGGTTGGACAGAAATTCAAAGGTGTACCTTCCTATACTGCAGGCAGAGTAGCTGAGTTACCAGGCGGACATATCTACCATGTTATCACAAACGGGCGTGGCAGAATGATGCCTCACGCTTCACAGGTAGACCCGAACGAACGCTGGAAAATTGTAATGTATGTTCAGCAATTGCAGAAAGGCGAAACAGGCACAACTGTTGAAGCGACGGAAGCGGCAGGAGATACAACTTCAGCACAAACACAAACAGCAACACCTAATAATTAA
- a CDS encoding cytochrome c oxidase subunit I → MSSTDIAINQTDMHHGHEEHDHHHDLNFFEKYIFSLDHKIIAKQYLFMGILWAFIGGFLSVLFRLQLGWPEATFTFLEPILGGWVQNGKIDPEFYLAMVTMHGTIMVFFVLTAGLSGTFSNFLIPLQIGARDMASGFMNMLSFWIFFLASIIMFTSLFLDSGPAGGGWTIYPPLSALPQAIQGSGTGMTLWLISMALFIISQLLGGVNYITTVINLRTKGMSMTKLPLTIWAFTLTAILGLLSFPVLLSAALLLIFDRSFGTSFFLSDIYIAGQALSNTGGSPILFQHLFWFLGHPEVYIVILPTFGIVSEVIATNSRKPIFGYRAMIGSMLGIAVLSFVVWAHHMFVTGMNPFLGSVFMFLTLIIAVPSAVKVFNWIATLWRGNIRFTSAMMFAIGFVSLFISGGLTGIILGNSALDIQLHDTYFVVAHFHLVMGAAAFFGMFCGIYHWFPKMFGRMMDEKMGFVHFWLTFIAVYLVFMPMHYVGIAGFPRRYYNWTGFETFNMFTDLNTFISIAAIIGFTAQFLFLFNFIYSMFKGRRASLNPWHSNTLEWTTPVNPGHGNWPGEIPAVYRWPYDYSKPGAAEDFIPQNVPFSETQSSNLPQERVLE, encoded by the coding sequence ATGTCTAGTACAGATATCGCTATTAACCAGACTGATATGCATCATGGCCATGAAGAGCATGATCATCATCACGATTTGAATTTTTTTGAAAAGTACATTTTTAGCCTTGATCATAAGATTATTGCCAAGCAATATCTTTTCATGGGTATTTTATGGGCTTTCATCGGTGGTTTCCTTTCAGTTCTGTTCCGCTTACAGTTAGGATGGCCTGAAGCTACCTTTACTTTCCTGGAGCCGATTCTGGGTGGATGGGTGCAAAACGGAAAAATTGACCCGGAATTTTACCTGGCAATGGTTACTATGCACGGTACAATCATGGTGTTCTTCGTTCTTACTGCTGGCTTAAGTGGTACTTTCAGTAACTTCCTTATTCCGCTTCAGATCGGTGCGCGCGACATGGCATCAGGGTTTATGAACATGCTGTCTTTCTGGATTTTCTTCCTGGCAAGTATCATCATGTTTACCTCATTGTTCCTTGATTCAGGTCCTGCAGGTGGTGGATGGACCATTTATCCTCCATTAAGTGCTTTACCGCAGGCTATCCAGGGTTCAGGTACTGGTATGACCTTATGGTTGATAAGCATGGCGCTATTTATTATTTCTCAGCTGCTGGGAGGTGTTAACTATATAACAACAGTTATTAACCTTAGAACAAAGGGGATGTCTATGACAAAACTTCCTCTTACAATCTGGGCTTTTACGTTAACAGCAATCCTGGGTTTGTTATCTTTCCCAGTACTTTTATCAGCTGCACTGCTTCTTATATTCGACCGTAGCTTCGGAACCAGCTTCTTCTTATCTGATATTTATATTGCCGGACAGGCTTTATCAAACACAGGAGGTAGCCCGATTCTGTTCCAGCACTTGTTCTGGTTCTTAGGTCACCCTGAAGTTTACATTGTAATCCTTCCAACCTTCGGTATCGTTTCTGAAGTTATCGCTACTAATTCACGCAAACCTATATTTGGTTACAGAGCCATGATCGGCTCAATGCTGGGTATTGCGGTACTTTCTTTCGTAGTCTGGGCACACCACATGTTCGTAACAGGTATGAATCCTTTCTTAGGATCGGTCTTCATGTTCCTGACACTGATCATTGCTGTACCTTCGGCCGTGAAAGTATTTAACTGGATAGCCACACTGTGGAGGGGTAACATCCGCTTTACATCAGCCATGATGTTCGCCATCGGTTTCGTATCCCTGTTTATTTCAGGTGGTTTAACAGGTATTATTCTTGGTAACTCAGCACTTGATATTCAGCTACACGATACATACTTTGTAGTAGCTCACTTCCACCTTGTAATGGGAGCAGCAGCATTCTTCGGTATGTTCTGCGGTATTTATCACTGGTTCCCTAAGATGTTCGGCAGAATGATGGATGAGAAAATGGGATTTGTTCATTTCTGGTTAACATTCATTGCTGTTTACCTGGTGTTTATGCCTATGCACTATGTAGGTATTGCAGGCTTCCCAAGAAGATACTACAACTGGACAGGTTTCGAAACATTTAACATGTTCACTGATCTTAATACTTTCATTAGTATTGCTGCAATAATTGGTTTTACAGCGCAGTTCTTGTTCCTGTTCAACTTCATTTACAGCATGTTTAAAGGAAGAAGAGCATCACTTAACCCATGGCATTCTAACACGCTTGAGTGGACAACACCAGTAAATCCGGGACACGGTAACTGGCCAGGTGAGATCCCAGCTGTTTACAGATGGCCTTACGATTATAGCAAGCCGGGTGCAGCTGAAGACTTTATTCCGCAGAACGTACCTTTCTCAGAGACGCAGTCATCTAACCTGCCACAGGAGAGAGTTCTAGAGTAA
- a CDS encoding COX15/CtaA family protein has translation MVNKSSKEQKFRRIGVLTVIAVYFLILVGGIVRSTGSGMGCPDWPKCFGSWVPPTNVNQLPEDYLEVYKKQRIEKNQKLAGYLDKAGFEKVAAYIFTHPSQYIETEFNVTKTWIEYLNRLVGVGIGILIFLTLLYAIPFLKSDPSVFYLSLASFILVGIEGWLGSIVVSTNLLPITITIHMALALVLVALLQYAVVRVRERDKKTTLPFSSRLNVMIWAVLLTTFGQILLGTQIREEIDIVAFTMGDALRAEWIDNLGLSFYIHRSFSIVVVGMHVYLAYLIYQLKDQRLTRWTNVMLFIVLAEVIFGVILTYFAMPSVMQPLHLTFAALLFGAEFMILIIYYYASKRVHKKSVAIV, from the coding sequence ATGGTTAATAAATCTTCTAAGGAACAAAAATTTAGAAGAATAGGGGTACTTACAGTAATTGCTGTTTACTTTCTAATCTTAGTTGGAGGAATCGTCAGAAGCACGGGATCGGGGATGGGTTGTCCAGACTGGCCAAAGTGCTTTGGAAGTTGGGTTCCTCCAACTAATGTTAACCAATTGCCAGAAGATTACCTTGAGGTATACAAAAAGCAGAGGATAGAGAAGAATCAGAAACTGGCAGGATACCTGGATAAGGCGGGATTTGAAAAGGTAGCAGCGTATATCTTTACACATCCGAGTCAGTACATCGAAACTGAGTTTAACGTAACCAAAACCTGGATAGAGTATCTTAACAGACTGGTTGGTGTTGGCATAGGTATTCTGATATTTCTGACCTTACTCTACGCCATACCTTTTCTAAAATCTGACCCTTCTGTTTTCTATTTATCTCTGGCTAGTTTTATACTCGTTGGCATAGAAGGGTGGTTGGGGTCTATTGTTGTATCGACCAATCTGTTACCGATAACGATTACGATACATATGGCGCTTGCGCTGGTTCTTGTAGCTTTGTTGCAGTATGCTGTAGTAAGAGTAAGAGAACGTGATAAAAAAACAACCTTACCATTCAGCAGCAGGCTGAATGTAATGATCTGGGCAGTACTGTTAACTACGTTCGGACAGATACTGCTCGGAACTCAGATCAGAGAAGAAATAGATATAGTTGCTTTTACCATGGGGGATGCGCTCCGCGCTGAGTGGATTGACAACCTCGGTTTAAGTTTTTATATACACCGGTCTTTTTCTATAGTTGTTGTGGGTATGCATGTATATCTTGCTTACCTGATCTATCAACTAAAAGACCAAAGATTAACCCGTTGGACCAATGTGATGCTTTTTATAGTTCTTGCAGAGGTTATCTTCGGTGTTATTCTGACCTACTTTGCAATGCCATCGGTAATGCAACCACTTCATTTAACGTTTGCAGCGTTATTGTTCGGAGCGGAGTTCATGATTCTGATAATTTATTATTACGCATCTAAAAGGGTGCATAAAAAGTCGGTAGCTATAGTATAG
- a CDS encoding SCO family protein, which produces MRKIKALMLGLLILVPIFVFIFIYTFGEHHFKVKGYYPETNDKGEVLFNEKGDTLFQTVQDFKLTDQSNTTFSQADLQVKIYVVNFFYTDCPDLCRKMSSQLVRVQDAYQNNPTIALVSITTKPEEDSVSVLKKYASEYSADTTKWHFLTGDKKEIYRLAQNGFKLPLQKTGGPEDFLHSDKFILVDKEHKVRGVYKGTSVTDVDRLILEINVLLDEYSKSK; this is translated from the coding sequence ATGCGTAAGATAAAGGCACTAATGTTAGGACTCCTGATATTAGTGCCTATTTTCGTTTTTATATTTATCTATACTTTCGGGGAGCACCATTTCAAAGTAAAAGGCTACTACCCGGAAACAAATGATAAAGGAGAAGTGCTGTTTAACGAGAAAGGCGATACGCTTTTCCAGACGGTGCAGGATTTTAAACTTACCGACCAGAGCAATACTACTTTTTCGCAGGCCGATCTGCAAGTCAAGATTTATGTTGTAAACTTTTTTTACACGGATTGCCCGGACCTATGCCGCAAAATGAGTTCTCAGTTAGTACGGGTGCAGGATGCTTACCAGAACAATCCAACTATAGCGCTTGTTTCTATTACAACCAAACCTGAAGAAGATTCTGTTAGTGTATTAAAAAAGTATGCTTCAGAATATAGTGCCGATACTACAAAATGGCATTTCCTGACAGGCGACAAGAAGGAAATCTATAGGCTGGCACAAAATGGTTTTAAACTGCCTTTGCAAAAGACCGGTGGACCTGAAGACTTTTTACATAGCGATAAGTTTATACTGGTGGATAAAGAGCACAAGGTAAGAGGAGTTTATAAAGGCACCAGTGTAACCGATGTAGACCGGCTTATACTAGAGATTAACGTTCTATTAGATGAGTACAGTAAAAGTAAATAA
- a CDS encoding cytochrome c oxidase subunit II: MITIAIGLSILLLFVVLFLLFRIGTLASIFRGSSQRAVGTTKTSNKVNSMLLLLFMIIGGIAFAWSFSASWDDMNQPLASVHGEWTDELFWTTMIIIGIVFVITQVLLFWYSYKYQHQDEKRAYYYPHNNKLELIWTMIPAVVMAILVFAGWKTWTNITSAAPADAVVVEVMGKQFNWMVRYPGADGKLGITKTSLIDATNEFGIDFSDPNAQDDIVNPLELHIPKGKPVLFKIRSRDVIHSVFLPHFRQKMDAVPGMPTKLWFVPTKTTSEMQNETGNPEFKYELACTEICGRGHFAMRYVVVVDEPEDYEAWLAGQKAFASQNPDVVAKFQTTKADQPATRLDAAAEEEKTEL; this comes from the coding sequence ATGATTACGATCGCTATTGGTTTATCCATACTTCTGCTTTTCGTCGTTCTTTTCCTTCTTTTCAGGATCGGGACGCTGGCATCTATATTCAGAGGTTCCTCTCAGAGAGCAGTAGGTACAACTAAAACAAGCAATAAAGTGAACAGTATGCTTCTGCTACTATTCATGATAATAGGTGGTATAGCCTTTGCCTGGTCTTTCTCTGCATCATGGGATGATATGAACCAGCCGTTGGCATCAGTACACGGTGAATGGACAGATGAGCTATTCTGGACAACGATGATCATCATCGGTATCGTGTTTGTTATCACACAAGTGCTTCTGTTCTGGTATTCTTATAAATACCAGCATCAGGATGAAAAGCGTGCCTATTATTACCCGCACAATAACAAACTGGAGCTGATCTGGACAATGATCCCGGCCGTTGTAATGGCAATTCTGGTATTTGCCGGCTGGAAAACCTGGACCAACATTACCAGTGCTGCCCCTGCTGATGCAGTTGTAGTAGAAGTTATGGGTAAGCAGTTTAACTGGATGGTAAGATATCCTGGTGCTGATGGGAAACTAGGTATTACAAAGACGTCTCTGATAGATGCAACCAATGAATTTGGTATTGATTTTTCTGATCCGAATGCACAGGATGATATAGTTAACCCATTGGAGTTACATATTCCAAAAGGTAAACCTGTGTTATTTAAGATTCGTTCTAGAGATGTGATCCACAGTGTATTCCTACCTCACTTCCGTCAGAAGATGGATGCTGTACCGGGAATGCCTACAAAGTTATGGTTTGTTCCAACCAAGACTACTAGTGAAATGCAAAATGAGACTGGCAATCCTGAATTTAAGTATGAGCTAGCTTGTACTGAAATCTGCGGCCGTGGTCACTTTGCAATGCGTTATGTAGTTGTAGTTGATGAGCCAGAAGATTATGAAGCTTGGTTAGCAGGGCAGAAGGCCTTTGCGTCACAGAACCCGGATGTAGTAGCAAAATTCCAGACTACTAAGGCTGATCAGCCTGCAACAAGATTGGATGCTGCGGCAGAGGAAGAGAAAACAGAATTATAG
- a CDS encoding DUF420 domain-containing protein — protein MSTVKVNNPNAARERRMMFLIATLSILIPVAVAALFFLDKAVADASVDVSFQPPLHAVLNSLTAIALIVGYYNIKRNNIKVHRASMLTAFGLSAIFLVSYVTYHFLGERTIYGGEGALKYIYYFVLLTHIVLAVVIVPLVLLSVYFGITNQLARHRRISRWTFPIWLYVAISGVLVYLLISPYYN, from the coding sequence ATGAGTACAGTAAAAGTAAATAATCCCAATGCTGCCCGCGAAAGGCGCATGATGTTCCTGATTGCTACGCTGTCAATTTTAATTCCTGTGGCTGTAGCGGCTTTATTCTTTCTCGACAAGGCAGTGGCAGATGCTTCCGTTGATGTTTCTTTTCAGCCACCTTTACATGCTGTACTAAATTCGTTAACGGCTATTGCACTTATAGTTGGTTACTATAACATCAAACGTAATAACATTAAAGTGCACCGTGCCTCGATGCTTACAGCGTTCGGGTTATCGGCAATCTTCCTGGTGTCGTATGTAACTTACCATTTTTTAGGTGAGCGCACCATATATGGCGGCGAAGGTGCCTTAAAGTATATTTACTATTTTGTACTGCTTACACATATAGTGCTGGCGGTAGTTATAGTTCCGTTGGTACTGCTCTCTGTTTATTTTGGTATTACAAATCAGCTTGCGCGCCATCGCCGCATATCACGCTGGACATTCCCGATCTGGTTATATGTGGCAATTTCGGGTGTGTTGGTTTACCTGCTTATTTCGCCATATTATAATTAA
- the cyoE gene encoding heme o synthase produces the protein MLIEEKKALLPQIGMGTKASAYFKLLKFRLSFTVSFSSAIGFILGRPVATYWEIALVMIGGLLVTGSANIINQIIEREYDKLMKRTAKRPLPTGQVSVAEAIGVCIITGVAGLLILGYTFNVLTAALSLLSLVLYGFVYTPLKRISPICVFVGAIPGAMPPLIGWVAATGVLGVEAWILFGIQFMWQFPHFWAIAWVLDDDYKKAGFKMLPMAGGKNLKTAIQIMIYTLVLIPFSLLPLQFGMTGTTSALIAVVCGVLFLAQTFYLMRTCTKKAAMNIMFGSFLYLPIVQIAFVLDKVNL, from the coding sequence ATGTTGATTGAAGAAAAGAAAGCGCTACTGCCTCAAATTGGAATGGGAACTAAAGCCTCAGCATATTTCAAGTTACTGAAGTTCAGGCTAAGCTTTACGGTCTCTTTTTCCAGTGCTATCGGGTTTATACTTGGCAGGCCAGTAGCTACTTACTGGGAGATAGCTCTTGTAATGATTGGTGGATTACTGGTAACAGGATCTGCTAACATTATAAACCAGATCATTGAAAGAGAGTACGACAAACTTATGAAACGTACAGCGAAGCGACCATTGCCAACCGGGCAGGTTAGTGTAGCTGAAGCAATTGGTGTCTGTATAATTACAGGTGTAGCAGGATTACTGATTCTTGGATATACTTTTAATGTACTGACAGCTGCTTTATCGTTACTTTCGCTTGTACTATACGGATTTGTTTATACGCCACTTAAGCGTATCAGCCCGATCTGTGTATTTGTTGGAGCAATTCCAGGAGCAATGCCTCCGCTAATTGGTTGGGTGGCTGCAACAGGAGTGTTGGGAGTAGAAGCCTGGATATTATTCGGAATTCAGTTTATGTGGCAGTTCCCGCATTTTTGGGCTATTGCCTGGGTGTTGGATGATGATTATAAGAAAGCAGGGTTTAAAATGCTGCCAATGGCTGGCGGGAAAAACCTTAAAACAGCTATCCAGATCATGATCTATACCTTAGTACTGATTCCGTTTAGCCTGTTACCATTGCAGTTTGGTATGACAGGAACAACCTCAGCGCTTATAGCTGTAGTTTGTGGCGTACTGTTCCTGGCCCAAACATTTTATCTCATGCGTACCTGCACTAAAAAAGCAGCGATGAATATCATGTTCGGATCATTTTTATATTTACCGATCGTACAGATCGCATTTGTTTTAGATAAAGTTAACCTATAA
- a CDS encoding cytochrome c oxidase subunit 3: MSTSTTLEAPNTGTWDGGNEPLKASYGKLMMWFFLLSDAFTFGAFLIVYGLSRHSNLAYTGKAEDFTFSTEWWPIPEKVFNAFPGLHGMDLPLAFVALMTMILILSSVTMVLAVEAGHRMDKNDVQKWLLWTILFGATFLGCQAWEWSHFIAGDGVGLQLADGTTIMGANLTMNQYGPPLFADLFFFITGFHGTHVFTGWIMLVMIFINTVNGVYHKRGHYEMVEKVGLYWHFVDLVWVFVFTFFYLI; encoded by the coding sequence ATGTCTACATCAACTACGCTGGAAGCACCTAATACAGGTACATGGGATGGTGGCAATGAACCATTGAAAGCGAGCTATGGAAAACTCATGATGTGGTTTTTCCTGCTGTCCGATGCATTTACATTTGGCGCTTTTCTGATCGTTTATGGTTTGTCGCGTCATAGCAACCTGGCCTATACCGGAAAAGCTGAGGATTTCACTTTCTCTACAGAATGGTGGCCAATACCTGAAAAAGTATTTAATGCATTCCCTGGCCTGCATGGCATGGATCTTCCGCTTGCATTCGTTGCGTTAATGACCATGATTCTGATTTTGAGTTCTGTAACAATGGTACTAGCCGTTGAAGCCGGACACAGAATGGATAAGAATGATGTGCAGAAGTGGTTACTTTGGACAATCCTGTTTGGTGCAACTTTCCTTGGTTGCCAGGCATGGGAATGGTCTCACTTTATTGCAGGTGATGGCGTAGGATTACAGTTAGCCGATGGCACAACTATAATGGGCGCTAACCTGACCATGAATCAATATGGCCCGCCGTTGTTTGCCGACCTGTTTTTCTTTATCACAGGTTTCCACGGTACGCACGTATTTACTGGCTGGATCATGCTGGTAATGATATTCATTAATACTGTTAACGGAGTGTACCACAAACGCGGACATTACGAGATGGTTGAGAAAGTTGGTCTGTACTGGCACTTTGTTGACCTTGTGTGGGTATTCGTTTTCACATTCTTCTACCTGATCTAA
- a CDS encoding quinol:cytochrome C oxidoreductase: MTEERLIIPRKTNNKFFLMIAIGVVLLIAGILLMAAGGGAEHGEGHGEAAAAGHEAASWTKRLFINLWLNNVYFTGIAIVGVFFVAVQYVAYAGWSVLIKRIPEALGYFLPIGGLIMIVIFLFGGHDIFHWTHDYLYDVNDPRYDPIISGKSGYLNFWFFLIRMILFFALWILFFNWLRRLSINEDLHGGTSFYHKSITVSAMFLVVFGVSSSMAAWDWVLSIDTHWYSTMFGWYVFASWFVSGLAAITLTVVFLKQNGYLKMVNANHLHDLGKFVFAFSIFWTYIWFSQFMLIWYANIPEESIYFLERLGPNFKWVFFVNLLVNFVFPFLVLMTRDAKRQMIMLKIVMIAILVGHWLDFYLMMMPGTMRGDAGIGFIEIGTTLIFLGIFLLVFTKGLTKASLVPANHPFLEESIHHHV; encoded by the coding sequence ATGACAGAAGAAAGACTCATTATACCACGAAAAACAAATAACAAGTTTTTCTTAATGATAGCCATAGGTGTTGTCCTGTTAATAGCAGGGATACTATTAATGGCTGCCGGTGGTGGAGCGGAACATGGTGAAGGACATGGTGAAGCTGCAGCAGCAGGTCACGAAGCAGCTTCCTGGACGAAGCGCTTGTTCATAAACCTTTGGTTAAATAACGTATACTTTACAGGCATTGCGATTGTAGGTGTATTCTTTGTAGCTGTTCAGTATGTTGCATATGCAGGCTGGTCAGTTCTTATCAAGCGTATTCCGGAAGCTTTAGGTTACTTTTTACCTATAGGCGGTCTTATCATGATCGTTATCTTCCTATTTGGTGGTCACGATATCTTCCATTGGACACATGACTATCTTTATGATGTGAATGATCCGCGCTATGACCCAATCATTTCCGGAAAATCAGGTTACCTGAACTTTTGGTTCTTCCTGATCAGAATGATTCTTTTCTTCGCGCTTTGGATATTGTTCTTTAACTGGTTGAGAAGATTATCCATTAATGAAGACCTGCATGGAGGAACATCTTTCTATCATAAGAGCATAACTGTTTCAGCTATGTTCCTGGTAGTGTTCGGAGTATCTTCTTCTATGGCTGCCTGGGACTGGGTACTGTCTATTGATACACACTGGTATTCTACAATGTTTGGCTGGTATGTGTTTGCAAGCTGGTTCGTATCTGGTTTAGCAGCTATCACGCTAACCGTAGTTTTCCTGAAGCAGAATGGTTACCTTAAAATGGTTAATGCGAATCACCTGCATGATCTGGGTAAGTTTGTATTTGCGTTCTCTATCTTCTGGACATATATCTGGTTCTCTCAGTTCATGCTGATCTGGTATGCAAACATTCCGGAAGAATCAATCTACTTCCTAGAGCGCTTAGGACCGAACTTTAAGTGGGTATTCTTTGTGAACCTTCTTGTCAACTTTGTATTCCCGTTCCTGGTGTTAATGACGAGAGATGCAAAACGTCAGATGATCATGCTGAAAATTGTAATGATTGCAATTCTAGTTGGTCACTGGTTGGACTTTTACCTGATGATGATGCCGGGGACTATGCGCGGCGACGCGGGTATCGGTTTCATTGAGATTGGAACAACGCTTATCTTCCTGGGAATATTCTTACTGGTATTTACGAAAGGACTTACAAAAGCCTCTCTGGTACCTGCTAATCACCCGTTCCTGGAAGAAAGTATACACCATCACGTTTAG